Proteins encoded together in one Bactrocera neohumeralis isolate Rockhampton chromosome 4, APGP_CSIRO_Bneo_wtdbg2-racon-allhic-juicebox.fasta_v2, whole genome shotgun sequence window:
- the LOC126754570 gene encoding odorant receptor 43a, with amino-acid sequence MVTTVVDNPMLSVNVKLWQFLSVLFAHDWRRCVAFVAPVCLMNAMQFVYLYQQWGDLATFILNTFFAVSVFNALLRTCLIIKNRDKFEALMEELVTLYDDIQDSGDDYAKSVLSVATKSARNISIFNLSASFSDLVVAMAYPLFQQQRVHPFGVALPGIDVTRSPLYELIYICQFTFPFTLSSMYMPYVSSFATFSMFGKAALQILQNNLRNLCDNMKSKTEEELFEILRKNIAYHARIARYVSDFNELVTYMVLIEFLLFSCVICSLLFCINITTSTAEKISIVMYIGTMLYVLFTYYWQANGVLEMSLLVSDAAYEMQWYNCSPRFKRTLLIFIARTQNPLQIRVGQMYPMTMEVFQSLLNNAYSYFALLHNLYND; translated from the exons ATGGTCACCACGGTCGTAGACAACCCGATGCTCTCAGTCAATGTGAAGCTGTGGCAGTTCCTCTCCGTGCTCTTTGCACACGATTGGCGGCGCTGTGTCGCTTTTGTGGCACCCGTCTGCCTAATGAATGCAATGCAGTTCGTTTATTTGTATCAACAATGGGGTGATTTGGCCACTTTCATATTGAATACCTTCTTTGCGGTCTCCGTTTTCAACGCCTTGCTGCGTACGTGCCTTATTATTAAGAATCGAGATAAATTTGAAGCGTTGATGGAAGAATTGGTAACACTATACGACGATATACAA GATTCGGGTGATGATTATGCAAAGAGCGTGCTGTCCGTAGCCACAAAAAGCGCAcgaaatatttccattttcaatttgtcaGCTTCGTTCTCCGATTTAGTTGTGGCAATGGCATATCCACTTTTTCAACAACAGAGAG ttCATCCTTTTGGCGTTGCATTACCCGGCATCGATGTCACACGCTCTCCACTCTATGAACTCATCTATATCTGTCAATTCACCTTCCCATTCACTCTGTCCAGCATGTATATGCCCTATGTAAGCTCATTCGCCACTTTCTCCATGTTCGGAAAGGCAGCACTACAGATATTACAAAATAACCTCAGAAATTTATGCGATAATATGAAAAGTAAAACTGAAGAAGAGCTCTTCGAAATACTACGAAAGAATATCGCCTATCATGCGAGAATCGCTAG atATGTAAGTGACTTTAATGAATTAGTGACCTATATGGTACTCATCGAATTTCTGCTCTTCAGTTGCGTTATTTGCTCGCTGCTCTTTTGCATCAATATT aCAACCTCTACGGCAGAGAAGATTTCCATTGTCATGTATATTGGCACAATGCTGTATGTGCTCTTCACCTATTACTGGCAAGCTAATGGAGTTTTAGAAATG AGCCTCCTCGTCTCAGATGCGGCTTACGAAATGCAATGGTACAATTGTAGTCCACGTTTTAAGAGAACTCTACTCATATTCATTGCACGCACGCAAAATCCTTTACAG ATCCGCGTTGGTCAGATGTACCCAATGACAATGGAGGTATTTCAATCACTGCTTAATAACGCGTACTCCTATTTTGCGCTTTTGCATAATCTTTATAATgattaa